A genomic region of Aureimonas populi contains the following coding sequences:
- a CDS encoding ribonuclease J yields MNLALYGFGPKERREWVVIDCGVSFAGPEFPGIDLVLPDITFVESLGKALKGIVITHAHEDHYGALLDLWPRLKAPVWCTPFTAGLLEAKRESEPGAPRIPLSVFKAGDRFKVGPFEIEAINVTHSIPEPVALAIRSEAGTVVHTGDWKIDATPALGQPTDEARLRQIGDEGVLAMVCDSTNALREGVSPSERDVNASLREIIRHAKGRVAVTTFSSNVGRIRSVAQAAQDVGRQVLLMGRSMKRMTDVAKELGYLEGIEPFLSEQDFGYVPREKAVIVLTGSQGEARAALAKLARDEHPSVALSRDDTVIFSSRAIPGNEKAINDIRNGLIDRGIRVIEDGEQLVHVSGHPRRSEMRQMYSWVRPQISVPAHGESAHLMAHAALAREEGVSQVVSLRNGKMVRLAPGKPEIVQEVPVGRFYKDGYLVAGENELRIGERRKLSYAGQVSVLVELTQKLEMRADPEVIAMGVPEKDFEGERILPALVDAAAGAVESIPRGRRKDAEVVREAVRRAVRAEAQDAWGKKPIITVFVARAGGKD; encoded by the coding sequence ATGAACCTCGCGCTCTACGGCTTCGGCCCCAAGGAGCGGCGCGAGTGGGTGGTAATCGACTGCGGCGTGTCCTTCGCCGGGCCGGAATTTCCCGGAATCGATCTTGTGCTGCCGGACATCACCTTCGTGGAAAGCCTCGGCAAGGCGCTGAAGGGCATCGTGATCACCCACGCGCATGAGGATCATTACGGCGCGCTGCTAGACCTGTGGCCGCGGCTGAAGGCGCCGGTGTGGTGCACGCCTTTCACAGCGGGGCTGCTCGAGGCCAAGCGGGAAAGCGAGCCCGGCGCGCCGAGGATTCCGCTTTCGGTTTTCAAGGCCGGCGACCGGTTCAAGGTCGGGCCGTTCGAGATCGAGGCCATCAACGTCACACACTCCATCCCCGAACCGGTCGCGCTGGCGATCCGCAGCGAAGCGGGCACCGTGGTGCATACCGGCGACTGGAAGATCGACGCGACGCCGGCGCTTGGCCAGCCGACGGACGAGGCGCGGTTGCGCCAGATCGGTGACGAAGGCGTGCTGGCGATGGTTTGCGATTCGACCAATGCCTTGCGCGAGGGCGTGAGCCCCAGCGAGCGCGACGTGAATGCTTCGCTGCGCGAGATCATCCGGCACGCCAAGGGCCGCGTGGCGGTTACGACCTTCTCTTCCAACGTCGGACGCATCCGCTCCGTGGCGCAGGCGGCGCAGGATGTCGGCCGCCAGGTGCTCCTGATGGGCCGCTCCATGAAGCGCATGACGGACGTCGCCAAGGAGCTCGGCTATCTGGAAGGCATCGAGCCGTTCCTGTCCGAGCAGGATTTCGGCTATGTGCCGCGCGAAAAGGCGGTGATCGTGCTGACCGGCAGCCAGGGAGAGGCCCGCGCGGCACTGGCCAAGCTGGCGCGAGACGAGCACCCTTCCGTCGCCTTGTCCAGGGATGACACGGTGATCTTCTCCTCGCGGGCCATTCCCGGCAACGAGAAGGCGATCAACGACATTCGCAACGGCCTGATCGATCGCGGAATCCGCGTGATCGAGGACGGCGAGCAGCTCGTTCACGTTTCGGGCCACCCGCGCCGCAGCGAGATGCGCCAGATGTATTCCTGGGTGCGGCCGCAGATCTCGGTGCCGGCCCATGGCGAGTCGGCCCATCTCATGGCTCATGCGGCGCTGGCTCGGGAGGAGGGCGTCTCACAGGTCGTCTCGCTGCGCAACGGCAAGATGGTGCGCCTTGCGCCCGGCAAGCCGGAGATCGTGCAGGAGGTCCCCGTCGGCCGCTTCTACAAGGACGGCTACCTCGTGGCGGGCGAGAACGAACTGCGCATCGGGGAGCGCCGCAAGCTCTCCTATGCGGGGCAGGTCTCCGTCCTCGTCGAACTGACGCAGAAGCTCGAAATGCGCGCCGACCCGGAAGTCATCGCCATGGGCGTCCCGGAAAAGGATTTCGAAGGCGAGCGAATCCTTCCTGCTTTGGTCGATGCGGCTGCGGGCGCGGTGGAAAGCATCCCGCGTGGGCGGCGTAAGGATGCGGAGGTCGTTCGCGAGGCGGTGCGCCGCGCCGTGCGCGCCGAGGCGCAGGACGCCTGGGGCAAGAAGCCGATCATCACCGTGTTCGTCGCGCGCGCCGGCGGCAAGGACTGA
- a CDS encoding DUF1467 family protein, giving the protein MGVVSALAIYFVIWWTVLFAILPMGVRSQAETGDIVPGTVHSAPAAPALGRKALLTTLISALVFGAFYASTQIFGFGLDDLPRIIPGT; this is encoded by the coding sequence ATGGGTGTCGTTTCTGCGCTGGCGATCTACTTCGTCATCTGGTGGACGGTGCTCTTCGCCATCCTGCCCATGGGCGTGCGGTCCCAGGCCGAAACAGGCGACATCGTTCCGGGCACTGTGCACAGTGCCCCGGCGGCGCCGGCGCTGGGGCGGAAGGCTCTGCTGACAACGCTCATCTCGGCCCTCGTCTTCGGGGCCTTTTACGCTTCCACGCAAATTTTTGGCTTCGGGCTCGATGATTTGCCCAGGATCATTCCTGGCACCTGA
- the proS gene encoding proline--tRNA ligase — protein sequence MRLSQYFLPILKETPKEAEIVSHRLMLRAGMIRQQAAGSYTWLPLGKRVLDKVCRVIREEQDRAGAVEILMPTIQSADLWRESGRYDDYGKEMLRIEDRHGRDMLFGPTNEEMVTDIARSYIRSYKELPLNLYHIQWKFRDEVRPRFGVMRSREFLMKDAYSFDIDYESSKAAYDRMFVAYLRTFARLGLQAIPMRADTGPIGGKLSHEFIILASTGESEVFCHRDYLEMPVPGEGVDFKDAPALAQTVEQWTTPYAATEEMHDEAAWNALPETERLAARGIEVGHIFHFGTKYSEPMGATVAGPDGKETPLFMGSYGIGPSRLIAAIIEASHDENGIVWPMGVAPFDIGLVNMKPGDADCDAVCERLYGELQAAGHDVLYDDQDTRAGAKFATMDLIGLPVQLIVGPRGAKAGEAEIKLRASGERETVAIDKVLDRLKA from the coding sequence ATGCGCCTCTCGCAATATTTCCTGCCCATCCTGAAGGAGACACCGAAGGAAGCCGAGATCGTCTCGCATCGCCTGATGCTGCGGGCCGGGATGATTCGCCAGCAGGCGGCGGGCAGCTATACGTGGCTCCCGCTCGGCAAGCGCGTGCTGGATAAGGTCTGCCGTGTCATTCGCGAGGAGCAGGATCGCGCGGGCGCGGTGGAGATCCTGATGCCGACGATCCAGTCGGCCGATCTCTGGCGCGAAAGTGGGCGTTATGACGATTACGGCAAGGAGATGCTGCGGATCGAGGACCGCCACGGGCGCGACATGCTGTTCGGCCCGACGAACGAGGAGATGGTGACGGATATCGCCCGCTCCTACATTCGCTCCTACAAGGAGTTGCCCCTCAATCTCTACCATATCCAGTGGAAGTTCCGTGACGAGGTCCGCCCGCGTTTCGGCGTCATGCGCTCGCGCGAATTTCTGATGAAGGACGCCTACTCATTCGATATTGACTATGAATCCTCGAAGGCGGCCTACGATCGGATGTTCGTGGCCTATCTGCGCACCTTCGCGCGCCTGGGCCTGCAGGCAATCCCGATGCGCGCCGATACCGGTCCCATCGGCGGTAAGCTGAGCCATGAGTTCATCATCCTCGCCTCGACGGGCGAGAGCGAGGTCTTCTGCCACCGCGACTATCTGGAGATGCCCGTGCCGGGCGAGGGCGTCGATTTCAAGGATGCGCCGGCTCTCGCGCAGACTGTCGAGCAATGGACGACGCCTTACGCGGCCACCGAGGAAATGCACGACGAGGCCGCATGGAACGCGCTCCCGGAGACCGAACGGCTGGCCGCCCGCGGGATCGAGGTCGGCCACATCTTCCATTTCGGCACGAAATATTCCGAGCCCATGGGGGCGACCGTCGCAGGCCCGGATGGAAAGGAAACGCCGCTCTTCATGGGCTCCTACGGCATCGGCCCCTCTCGCCTCATCGCGGCCATCATCGAGGCGAGCCATGACGAAAACGGCATCGTCTGGCCGATGGGCGTCGCGCCCTTCGATATCGGGCTCGTCAACATGAAGCCAGGAGACGCGGACTGCGACGCGGTTTGCGAGCGGCTGTATGGCGAGTTGCAGGCCGCCGGCCACGATGTGCTCTATGACGACCAGGACACGCGCGCGGGGGCCAAGTTCGCGACGATGGACCTGATCGGCCTGCCGGTGCAACTGATCGTCGGCCCGCGCGGGGCGAAGGCCGGCGAGGCCGAGATCAAGCTTCGCGCGAGCGGAGAGCGGGAGACTGTGGCCATCGATAAGGTCCTCGACAGGCTCAAGGCATGA
- a CDS encoding lipoprotein-releasing ABC transporter permease subunit, with protein sequence MNASAKPTAQAGGTASPSTRPFSRFEWMIAGRYLRARRRDAGVSVIAGFSFVGIMLGVAALIIVMSVMNGFRAELLTRILGVNGHVVMQPIDRPLTDFDDVAQRIASVPGVAFTMPLVQGQVLASGAGAANTGALVKGVRGEDLQQLTPVSSNIVLGSLEGFDGGEGVAIGSRLAQTLALSLGDLITLISPEGDVTPFGAAPRVKAYEVTAIFEIGLSEYDAAYVYMPFEEAQLFFNSDGQAQSIEIFVDRPDNVQTLQGAIEQAAERPNYTITWQRQNEGFFSALQVERNVMFIILTLIILVAALNIISGLFMLVKDKGRDIAILRTMGATKGAVMRVFFITGTSIGVAGTLAGLVLGVVFCLNIENLRQFFSWVLGTTIFDPQFYFLSRLPAEIDPSEVVAVVAMALGLSFIATLFPSWRASKLDPVEALRYE encoded by the coding sequence ATGAACGCATCCGCGAAGCCGACCGCGCAGGCCGGTGGCACGGCGTCCCCTTCGACGCGACCTTTCTCGCGTTTCGAATGGATGATCGCCGGGCGCTACCTGCGCGCTCGGCGTCGGGATGCGGGCGTTTCGGTCATCGCGGGCTTCTCCTTCGTCGGCATCATGCTGGGCGTCGCCGCGCTGATCATCGTCATGTCGGTGATGAACGGCTTTCGCGCCGAGCTTCTGACGCGCATCCTCGGCGTCAACGGCCATGTGGTGATGCAACCGATCGACAGGCCGCTCACCGATTTCGACGATGTGGCGCAGCGCATCGCGTCCGTGCCCGGCGTCGCCTTCACGATGCCGCTCGTCCAGGGACAGGTGCTTGCAAGCGGAGCCGGTGCCGCCAATACTGGGGCGCTCGTCAAGGGTGTACGGGGTGAGGATCTCCAGCAGCTTACGCCGGTCTCATCCAACATTGTCTTAGGTTCACTCGAAGGGTTCGACGGCGGCGAGGGCGTTGCCATCGGCAGCCGGCTCGCACAGACTCTCGCCTTGTCCCTCGGAGACCTTATCACGCTGATCTCGCCGGAAGGCGACGTGACGCCCTTCGGCGCCGCGCCGCGCGTCAAGGCCTACGAGGTGACGGCGATCTTCGAGATCGGCCTGTCCGAGTATGACGCGGCCTACGTGTACATGCCGTTCGAGGAAGCCCAGCTCTTCTTCAATTCGGATGGGCAGGCCCAGTCCATCGAAATCTTCGTCGACCGCCCCGATAACGTTCAAACGCTCCAGGGCGCCATCGAGCAGGCGGCCGAGCGGCCGAACTACACGATCACCTGGCAACGCCAGAACGAGGGCTTCTTCTCGGCCCTGCAGGTAGAGCGGAACGTGATGTTCATCATCCTCACGCTCATCATCCTGGTGGCGGCGCTGAACATCATTTCCGGCCTCTTCATGCTGGTGAAGGACAAGGGCCGGGACATTGCCATCCTGCGCACGATGGGAGCCACCAAAGGCGCGGTCATGCGCGTCTTCTTCATCACCGGCACCTCCATCGGCGTGGCCGGCACGCTGGCCGGCCTGGTGCTCGGGGTCGTGTTCTGCCTCAATATCGAGAACCTGCGGCAGTTCTTCTCCTGGGTCCTGGGCACCACGATTTTCGATCCGCAATTCTACTTCCTCAGCCGGCTGCCGGCGGAGATCGATCCGTCCGAAGTCGTGGCCGTCGTTGCTATGGCGCTGGGTCTTTCCTTCATCGCCACCCTGTTTCCGTCCTGGAGAGCCTCGAAGCTCGATCCTGTCGAGGCGCTGCGTTACGAATGA
- a CDS encoding ABC transporter ATP-binding protein has product MTSKQAALRLEKVERHYEQGENRLTILDGADMEIEAGALVALVAPSGAGKSTLLHIAGLLERPDGGDVFVNGESCGAFGDDRRTAMRRQAIGFVYQFHHLLPEFSALENVMLPQMIRGLSHKVAAERARELLGYMRIGKRAEHRPAELSGGEQQRVAIARAVANNPFVLLADEPTGNLDPTTSGYVFDALTALVRQSGVAALIATHNHDLARRMDRAITLRDGKIVPHVF; this is encoded by the coding sequence ATGACAAGCAAGCAAGCCGCCCTGCGGCTCGAAAAGGTCGAGCGCCATTACGAGCAGGGCGAAAACCGCCTGACGATTCTCGATGGCGCGGATATGGAAATCGAGGCCGGCGCGTTGGTCGCGCTGGTTGCCCCTTCCGGTGCCGGCAAATCGACCCTGCTGCATATCGCCGGATTGCTGGAGCGGCCTGATGGGGGAGATGTCTTCGTCAACGGGGAGAGTTGCGGGGCCTTCGGCGATGACAGGCGCACCGCGATGCGCCGGCAGGCCATCGGCTTCGTCTACCAGTTCCACCATCTCCTGCCGGAGTTCTCGGCGCTGGAGAACGTGATGCTGCCGCAGATGATTCGCGGCCTGTCCCATAAGGTCGCGGCCGAGCGGGCTCGCGAGCTCTTAGGCTATATGCGAATCGGAAAACGCGCGGAGCATCGTCCCGCCGAGCTTTCGGGGGGCGAGCAGCAGCGTGTGGCCATCGCCCGCGCGGTTGCCAACAATCCCTTCGTGCTTCTGGCCGACGAGCCGACGGGCAATCTCGATCCGACCACTTCCGGCTACGTCTTCGACGCCCTGACCGCGCTGGTGCGCCAGTCCGGCGTGGCGGCCTTGATCGCCACGCACAACCACGATCTGGCGCGGCGCATGGACCGTGCCATCACGCTGCGCGATGGCAAGATCGTTCCGCACGTCTTCTAA
- a CDS encoding TrmH family RNA methyltransferase, producing MSDTPSHTPKDSHYARLRRAHREKTQGGPPAQGAVPDGLPDNTVRLYGLHTVQAALQNPKRRLHRLYATRNALARLGVGEDGLSCPFELVEPRFLDRELGGEAVHQGVMLEARPLPPGRLSALGTANLVLVLDQVTDPHNVGAILRSATAFGAGAVVTTSRHSPQESGVLAKSASGALEHVPYIQIGNLAEGLTELAQRGYQTIGLDSEGPGELEPSFSGDKIALVLGSEGKGLRQKTRETVSTLARLEMPGAIRSLNVSNAAAVALYAARRHLGALSR from the coding sequence ATGAGCGACACCCCCTCCCATACGCCCAAGGACTCCCACTACGCCCGGCTGCGCCGCGCCCATCGCGAGAAGACGCAGGGCGGGCCGCCTGCGCAGGGTGCCGTGCCGGATGGCTTGCCGGACAACACCGTCCGGCTCTATGGCCTGCATACGGTGCAGGCGGCGTTGCAGAATCCGAAACGCCGCCTGCACCGGCTCTACGCGACAAGAAACGCCCTCGCCCGCCTCGGCGTTGGCGAAGACGGGCTCTCCTGCCCGTTCGAACTCGTCGAGCCCCGCTTCCTCGATCGCGAGTTGGGCGGCGAAGCTGTGCATCAGGGCGTGATGCTGGAAGCGCGACCGCTGCCGCCCGGCCGTCTGTCGGCGCTGGGCACGGCGAATCTCGTTCTGGTGCTGGACCAGGTGACGGACCCGCACAATGTGGGCGCGATCCTGCGCTCGGCAACGGCCTTCGGAGCGGGCGCCGTGGTCACGACCTCACGCCATTCCCCTCAGGAGTCGGGCGTCCTGGCGAAGTCGGCCTCGGGCGCGCTCGAACATGTGCCTTACATCCAGATCGGGAATCTGGCCGAGGGTCTGACGGAACTCGCACAGCGAGGCTACCAGACGATCGGGCTTGATTCGGAAGGGCCCGGTGAACTTGAGCCGAGTTTCTCCGGCGACAAGATAGCTCTCGTCCTGGGCTCGGAGGGCAAGGGCCTGCGCCAGAAGACGCGGGAGACCGTCTCAACGCTGGCGCGCCTGGAGATGCCCGGCGCGATTCGCTCCCTTAACGTCTCGAACGCAGCCGCCGTGGCGCTTTATGCGGCGCGGCGCCATCTCGGGGCCCTCTCCCGTTAG
- the tuf gene encoding elongation factor Tu, translating to MAKSKFERNKPHVNIGTIGHVDHGKTSLTAAITKYFGEFRAYDQIDAAPEEKARGITISTAHVEYETANRHYAHVDCPGHADYVKNMITGAAQMDGAILVCSAADGPMPQTREHILLARQVGVPAIVVFLNKVDQVDDPELLELVELEVRELLSSYDFPGDDIPIVKGSALAALEDSNKEIGEDAVRKLMEEVDAYIPTPERPVDQPFLMPIEDVFSISGRGTVVTGRVERGIVKVGEEVEIVGIRDSKKTTVTGVEMFRKLLDQGQAGDNIGALIRGVDREGVERGQVLCKPGSVKPHTKFKAEAYILTKEEGGRHTPFFTNYRPQFYFRTTDVTGVVTLPEGTEMVMPGDNVTMDVTLIVPIAMEEKLRFAIREGGRTVGAGIVSTIVE from the coding sequence ATGGCCAAATCGAAATTCGAGCGCAACAAGCCGCATGTGAACATTGGGACGATCGGTCACGTTGATCATGGGAAGACGTCATTGACGGCTGCGATCACGAAGTACTTCGGGGAGTTCCGAGCGTACGACCAGATTGACGCGGCGCCTGAGGAGAAGGCGCGGGGGATCACGATTTCGACGGCGCATGTTGAGTATGAGACGGCGAACCGTCACTACGCGCATGTGGACTGCCCGGGGCACGCGGACTACGTGAAGAACATGATCACGGGCGCGGCGCAGATGGACGGTGCGATCCTGGTTTGCTCGGCGGCGGACGGCCCGATGCCGCAGACGCGGGAGCACATTCTTCTGGCGCGTCAGGTTGGCGTTCCTGCGATCGTCGTGTTTTTGAACAAGGTGGACCAGGTCGACGATCCGGAGCTTCTGGAGTTGGTGGAGCTGGAGGTTCGCGAGCTTCTGTCGAGCTACGACTTCCCGGGCGACGACATTCCGATCGTGAAGGGGTCTGCGCTTGCGGCTCTGGAGGACTCCAACAAGGAGATCGGCGAGGACGCGGTCCGCAAGCTGATGGAAGAGGTTGACGCCTACATTCCGACGCCGGAGCGCCCTGTCGACCAGCCGTTCCTGATGCCGATCGAGGACGTGTTCTCGATCTCCGGCCGCGGCACGGTTGTGACGGGCCGCGTGGAGCGCGGGATCGTGAAGGTCGGCGAGGAAGTGGAGATCGTGGGGATCCGCGACTCGAAGAAGACGACGGTGACGGGCGTTGAGATGTTCCGCAAGCTCCTGGACCAGGGACAGGCGGGCGACAATATCGGCGCGCTGATCCGCGGCGTGGACCGCGAGGGTGTCGAGCGGGGCCAGGTTCTTTGCAAGCCGGGTTCTGTGAAGCCGCACACGAAGTTCAAGGCCGAGGCGTACATCCTGACGAAGGAGGAGGGCGGCCGGCACACGCCGTTCTTCACGAACTACCGTCCTCAGTTCTACTTCCGGACGACGGACGTGACGGGTGTGGTGACGCTTCCCGAGGGCACCGAGATGGTGATGCCGGGCGACAACGTGACGATGGACGTGACGCTGATCGTTCCGATCGCGATGGAAGAGAAGCTTCGCTTCGCCATCCGTGAGGGCGGCCGCACCGTCGGCGCCGGCATCGTCTCGACCATCGTCGAGTAA
- a CDS encoding glycosyltransferase has protein sequence MSADIARVFIGYDSKEVVAYHVLAQSIIEHSTMPVTLSPLVLPHLEKTFTRERNALQSTEFSFSRFLVPYLSNYEGWSLFMDCDMLMRADIAELWALRDETKAVMCVKHDYQPKVETKFLGQVQTKYEKKNWSSVLLFNNTRCRALTPDFVNTATGLQLHQFKWLDDDSQIGALPAAWNWLVNEYERDESAKNVHFTDGGPYFDEYRDDDYAEEWFAMRERVLYVQQREPKA, from the coding sequence GTGTCCGCAGACATCGCGCGCGTTTTCATCGGCTACGATTCCAAGGAGGTCGTGGCCTACCACGTCCTCGCGCAGAGTATCATCGAGCATTCCACCATGCCGGTCACGCTCTCGCCCCTCGTGCTTCCTCATCTGGAGAAGACGTTCACCCGCGAGCGCAACGCCCTCCAATCGACGGAATTCTCGTTCTCGCGCTTCCTGGTTCCCTATCTTTCGAACTACGAGGGATGGAGCCTTTTCATGGACTGCGACATGCTGATGCGGGCCGACATCGCCGAACTCTGGGCGCTGCGGGACGAAACGAAGGCCGTCATGTGCGTGAAGCACGACTACCAGCCGAAGGTGGAGACGAAATTCCTCGGGCAGGTGCAGACCAAGTATGAAAAGAAGAACTGGTCGAGCGTACTGCTCTTCAACAACACCCGGTGCCGTGCGCTGACGCCGGATTTCGTCAATACCGCGACGGGCCTTCAGCTCCACCAGTTCAAATGGCTGGACGACGACAGCCAGATCGGCGCGCTGCCGGCTGCCTGGAACTGGCTGGTGAACGAGTACGAGCGGGACGAATCGGCCAAGAACGTCCACTTCACGGACGGTGGGCCCTATTTCGATGAATATCGCGACGACGATTACGCGGAGGAATGGTTCGCGATGCGCGAGCGCGTGCTCTACGTGCAGCAGCGCGAGCCGAAGGCATAA
- a CDS encoding 3-deoxy-manno-octulosonate cytidylyltransferase, whose protein sequence is MAEPTSFEGMETVEEAVAFFERYETIVLVANSDVIDIGALRGAYSGDTLFVFFNKVYKVLSKPFEGEAVLVARSSPAGANIVYRREVDDVLRLLRGPRFQGVLNLKAGPQEVLSPAGEFGGVQVAHVDLAGTMEGFYPVTHVPTSGFALALLLSERCMGSRIVLAGFTARRSAKWKLFYDHDWTFEQIVLRLLFRSGRLEPAPGAARVEGALDAIARRLPGVTAEDVSLVAGDVLSERLESAHMGIDALMKVTRVQQRFDGWVRALKPRTRKEKRAAEPCQGR, encoded by the coding sequence ATGGCGGAGCCGACGTCCTTCGAGGGGATGGAGACCGTGGAGGAGGCGGTCGCCTTCTTCGAGCGCTATGAAACCATCGTGCTCGTCGCCAACAGCGACGTGATCGATATCGGCGCGCTACGCGGGGCCTATTCGGGTGACACGCTCTTTGTCTTCTTCAACAAGGTCTACAAGGTCCTGTCGAAGCCCTTCGAAGGTGAGGCCGTGCTCGTCGCGCGGTCCAGCCCCGCAGGGGCGAACATCGTCTATCGGCGGGAGGTGGACGATGTCCTGCGCCTGCTGCGCGGCCCCCGGTTCCAGGGCGTGCTCAACCTGAAGGCGGGGCCGCAGGAGGTTCTGAGCCCCGCTGGTGAGTTCGGCGGGGTGCAGGTCGCGCATGTCGACCTCGCCGGGACGATGGAGGGGTTCTATCCCGTGACCCACGTTCCCACGAGCGGCTTTGCCTTGGCGCTTCTGCTGAGCGAACGCTGCATGGGCAGCCGCATCGTGCTGGCGGGGTTCACGGCCCGGCGCAGCGCCAAATGGAAGCTGTTCTACGATCACGATTGGACCTTCGAGCAGATCGTCCTGCGCCTGCTGTTTCGCTCTGGGCGGCTGGAGCCAGCCCCGGGAGCGGCCCGCGTCGAAGGCGCTCTGGACGCCATTGCGCGGCGGCTTCCGGGCGTGACGGCCGAGGATGTGTCTCTTGTGGCGGGCGACGTTCTCTCCGAGCGTCTGGAATCGGCCCATATGGGCATCGACGCCTTGATGAAGGTCACGCGCGTGCAGCAGCGCTTCGACGGTTGGGTGCGCGCGCTCAAGCCGCGAACGCGGAAGGAAAAGCGCGCAGCCGAGCCCTGCCAAGGCCGCTGA
- the secE gene encoding preprotein translocase subunit SecE, with product MASKTNPFTFLQQVRTEVSKVTWPSRKETVISTIMVLVMVVFAAAFFFVADQVLGYLVGLVMNVG from the coding sequence ATGGCCTCGAAGACAAATCCCTTCACGTTTCTGCAGCAGGTCCGCACCGAGGTCTCCAAGGTCACTTGGCCTAGCCGCAAGGAAACCGTGATCTCGACGATCATGGTGCTGGTGATGGTGGTCTTCGCTGCGGCGTTCTTTTTCGTCGCCGATCAGGTGCTGGGCTATCTCGTCGGCCTCGTGATGAATGTCGGCTGA
- the nusG gene encoding transcription termination/antitermination protein NusG — translation MTARWYIVHAYSNFEKKVAESIEEQARQKGLSDKFEKILVPTEKVVEVRRGRKVDAERKFFPGYVLVKAELTDQVFSMIKNTPKVTGFLGPDNRPVPISEAEATQILTQVQDGVERPKSSISFDVGEQVRVSDGPFASFNGIVQEVDQERTRLKVEVSIFGRATPVDLEFGQVEKV, via the coding sequence ATGACCGCTCGCTGGTACATCGTCCACGCTTACTCGAATTTCGAGAAGAAGGTGGCCGAATCGATCGAGGAGCAGGCCCGTCAGAAGGGGCTGTCCGACAAGTTCGAGAAGATTCTCGTTCCGACGGAGAAGGTCGTCGAGGTGCGTCGTGGTCGCAAGGTCGATGCCGAGCGCAAGTTCTTCCCGGGCTACGTATTGGTCAAGGCCGAGCTGACCGACCAGGTCTTCTCGATGATCAAGAACACGCCGAAGGTGACCGGGTTCCTCGGGCCGGACAATCGTCCGGTTCCCATCTCCGAGGCAGAGGCGACGCAGATCCTGACTCAGGTTCAGGACGGTGTCGAGCGTCCGAAGTCGTCGATCTCCTTTGATGTCGGCGAGCAGGTGCGCGTTTCCGATGGTCCGTTCGCCTCCTTCAACGGCATTGTTCAGGAGGTCGATCAGGAGCGCACGCGTCTCAAGGTCGAAGTCTCGATTTTCGGTCGGGCTACTCCGGTGGATCTCGAATTCGGTCAGGTCGAAAAGGTCTGA
- the rplK gene encoding 50S ribosomal protein L11 has protein sequence MAKKIAGQLKLQVKAGSATPSPPIGPALGQRGINIMEFCKAFNAQSQEMEKGSPVPVVITYYQDKSFTFVMKTAPVSYFLKKAAGLTSGSKEPGKVSAGSVSRQQVREIAEAKMKDLNANDVEAAMAMVEGSAKSMGLEVVG, from the coding sequence ATGGCTAAGAAAATCGCAGGGCAGCTCAAGCTGCAGGTGAAGGCCGGGTCCGCGACCCCGTCGCCGCCGATCGGTCCCGCGCTCGGTCAGCGCGGCATCAACATCATGGAGTTCTGCAAGGCGTTCAACGCGCAGAGCCAGGAGATGGAGAAGGGATCCCCGGTCCCCGTCGTCATCACCTACTATCAGGACAAGTCCTTCACCTTCGTGATGAAGACGGCTCCGGTCAGCTACTTCCTGAAGAAGGCGGCCGGGCTCACGAGCGGCTCCAAGGAGCCGGGCAAGGTCAGCGCCGGCTCGGTGAGCCGTCAGCAGGTCCGTGAAATCGCCGAGGCGAAAATGAAGGACCTGAACGCGAACGACGTGGAAGCGGCGATGGCGATGGTGGAAGGTTCCGCCAAGTCCATGGGCCTGGAAGTGGTGGGCTGA